A single Plasmodium sp. gorilla clade G2 genome assembly, chromosome: 7 DNA region contains:
- a CDS encoding Rab GTPase activator and protein kinase, putative produces the protein MYYERCRCSEFVLGFQSYSLRTKRTKIKYKNKKCKGVDELNFSVDMCEEEYINKNVSSYYYSYENEYNNIASKFEKIKKLSHPNICTYYHMSRTNNNYILCSEYYTLSLYDLLNDEDINCVNFKCFKKIFNKNIYNKNKNVYNIYNNIKHPIYNNNNNINMIDKKGKKKKIIDNIILNNIIYQILSAVQYLHSHNITFLNLTPHNILITDEGHIKLHNYCISYLFHNGDSTSTYKENKHVHYFKNKLNDHIISKNEIYEEQTNNNNYFDKLLTGQKKKNYKINNHMILYIDQYFKYYNFSHNILYHVPFLLFFNLLQNENIHFIYDVYRHIDIFNIGIIIIQIVNGLLNFSFILENFIYFYHLQKLTDISYDDNRAKEYKQTKKCINNKLKDITNKFKQKDINSFSDSALYIKPNILPSKEKRKTINIKGSHTYKHKSNQQIHNEQNNQTMKKKKINREHYKKKTNKINKEQHTIEQIYQYALLLRRKIVDIKEEKKTNNKYIKTNYTNNVKTKQTNILTKKKNAIDSSKNEVISSTSFNISENKKFKFFFFKTSEKNDTLFKIQNVFILIIYMKLFYIYYYLKYYKNKKNKEISLLNVNIQDIFKRLCKHKLNKYSYQSKYRHHINKLKRKSYNNIIYEIIKNMIEYFLNCKVNISFIKLIENMYSEFFTIHLLKSNLRNIFSSDQNKQNGNEKTLFLNLLHKCLLLNNFQCTSTSLLSHYYFFYNVNINKHKNCLEINYTGKDTFNIPTNMSLLENTTITNENMLMNKANSINNIIANACTSHINTTNHFQNISHNNNNNNNNNNSDLYFNSNIKNDNQHITDTNNNLIINNESKHIFNHILLNQNDDNITFNSNSVREIPPEHVQEINKLSQEELAKKNYYNPYLVDYLLNVSKWNEWKDKYFINKKDIFYWFQMLYNINYNEELMNVNSFLKSPNILKIPYVLYKRKDGTYNDMSLFSFYKLYLLKKYDSNILFNVYENVSTFKKISKGKYKNIKKIIKHEINYIKGSEKKSVYTCVPRKKCGNDKEIIYISTYELLKNKRLKIFKNNMFKKYMCMSNNDGDISDVINKKKEITELWENKKKIHVYEQEYNITKKGRKRKKKKKKKRIPLWENKNIVTQSNNKNKSMNNYTHEKTDNMYNSYNEYDAINHNYDDDLFISSNFFNISFNINNKHSYPLFNDYNLNTVGIYLNEFYDIIKDAYSFIRKNENSINPKSSCIYTNSFFFIYQFKLHIKYNELLKFNPLDTLTLIKEIKSGYPCNMRNVIYLILLNYNYHILLKKSYEKKEKIKDQIGCILISKNKHVDKNEIIIYSNNSNVKYCMYSKKYNYKHNNNNNILLLFNIFKDKWIHDNDLIGSLKFQKKLINLLILINIKLNIQNKYLKYLFIPIILLYYNNIYISYKCIKKILQKYLIDFYNNIYYRNEYIYIFNSLLNYYLPELSMWFFKNNINIIKIIKSWIYSLFCAFFDLQNIYLLLDNILIQPSSYIIFICISILMSLKKYLMNITTNENIYKKVFSLSKLINLNFILNTSSTLFERCPKYYLLFPFHLQIEGSYMNEKSILFDKGGNENISNHINYISHLISDKKWIRYYVHRYTFKIYIKNKNKKFICINNKTPFIHMDYKTADTNEINNNNNYTNESFKVFKKSYKSNESLKLKNYYKYFLKCYKTNKHKKNVNEFIYYKKGNLKNCEQRKTKVNKQKNKIKNNNNNNIYIYNNGLAKNVNNHNNMNNSYHELAKNISNKNNIYNTYYELAKNMNNKKKKKKKRFKNVDIVKLSNFPIFPFLDIRHILNDFCIDDYIIVDMRSLENFKKKKFKSSVHVNTFLINFKKGTYKNYIDDTSYDENFTLKTILLVFNNSILDYDAIYNFLNLKIKYITILYGGFTNALSILPATYFT, from the coding sequence atgtATTATGAAAGATGTAGATGTTCAGAATTTGTTCTTGGGTTTCAAAGTTATTCCTTAAGAACAAAgagaacaaaaataaaatataaaaataaaaaatgtaaaggGGTTGATGAATTGAATTTTAGTGTGGATATGTGTgaagaagaatatataaataaaaatgtatcatcttattattatagttatgaaaatgaatataataatatagctagtaaatttgaaaaaataaaaaagttaaGTCATccaaatatatgtacatattatcatatgagtagaacaaataataattatattttatgttctGAATATTATACTTTATCTTTATATGACCTTTTGAATGATGAAGATATTAATTGTGTAAAttttaaatgttttaaaaaaatatttaacaaaaatatatataataaaaataaaaatgtatataacatatataataatataaaacatcctatatataataataataataatattaatatgattgataaaaaaggaaagaaaaaaaaaattattgataatatcattttaaataatattatttatcaaaTATTAAGTGCTGTTCAATATTTACATTCACACaatattacttttttaaatcttacaccacataatattttaattacaGATGAAGGACATATAAAATTACATAATTATTGTATATCTTATTTGTTTCATAATGGTGATTCTACGTCTacttataaagaaaataaacatgttcattattttaaaaataaattaaatgacCATATCATATccaaaaatgaaatatatgaagaacaaacaaataataataattatttcgataaattattaactggtcagaaaaaaaaaaattacaaaattaataatcacatgattttatatattgatcaatattttaaatattataatttttctcaTAACATATTATACCATGTTCCATTCTTattgttttttaatttattgcAGAATGAAAATATACACTTTATATATGATGTGTATAGACATATAGATATTTTCAACATaggaattataataattcaaatcgTAAATGGATTATTAAACTTTTCATTCATCTTAGAAAACTTTATTTACTTTTATCATCTCCAAAAACTTACTGACATATCATATGATGATAATCGTGCAAAGGAATATAAACAAactaaaaaatgtattaacaATAAACTAAaagatataacaaataaatttaaacaaAAGGATATAAACTCCTTTAGTGATTCAGCTTTATATATCAAACCAAATATACTACCTtctaaagaaaaaagaaaaactataaatataaaaggtagtcatacatataaacataaatcaAATCAACAAATACATAATGAACAAAACAATCAAaccatgaaaaaaaaaaaaattaaccgtgaacattataaaaaaaaaacaaacaaaattaataaagaaCAACACACTATTGAacaaatatatcaatatgcTTTATTGCTTAGAAGAAAAATAGTTGatattaaagaagaaaaaaaaacaaataataaatatatcaaaacgAATTATACAAACAATGTAAAAACCAAACAAACAAACATAttaactaaaaaaaaaaatgctaTAGATTCTTCTAAAAATGAAGTTATTTCCTCTACAAGTTTTAATATAagtgaaaataaaaagtttaagtttttcttttttaagacatctgaaaaaaatgatactttatttaaaatacaaaatgttTTTATCCTCATAATATAcatgaaattattttatatttattattatttaaaatattataaaaataaaaaaaataaagaaataagcCTATTAAACGTAAATATACAGGACATATTCAAAAGGCTATGTAAAcacaaattaaataaatattcttatCAATCGAAATACAGACATCACATAAATAAgttgaaaagaaaaagttataataacatcatatatgaaataataaaaaatatgattgaatattttctaaattgtaaagtaaatatttcttttattaaactTATTGAAAATATGTACTCAGAATTTTTTActattcatttattaaaatcgaatttaagaaatatattttcttctgatcaaaataaacaaaacGGAAATGAAAAAACGTTATTTCTAAATCTTTTACATAAgtgtttattattaaataactTTCAATGTACCTCAACATCTTTGTTatctcattattattttttttataatgttaatattaataaacataaaaattgtttagaaataaattatacaGGAAAAGATACCTTTAATATTCCGACAAATATGTCACTATTAGAAAATACAACTATcacaaatgaaaatatgttAATGAATAAGGCTaatagtataaataatattatagcgAATGCATGTACAAGTCATATTAATACAACTAAccattttcaaaatatttcccataataataacaataataataataataataatagtgatttatattttaattctaatattaaaaatgataatcaaCACATTAcagatacaaataataacttaattataaataacgaatcgaaacatatatttaatcatatcttattaaatcaaaatgatgataatataacttTTAATTCAAACTCTGTGAGGGAAATACCACCTGAACATGTTcaggaaataaataaattaagcCAAGAAGAGCTagccaaaaaaaattattacaatCCATATTTGGTGGATTATCTTTTGAATGTCAGTAAATGGAATGAATGGaaagataaatattttataaataaaaaggatatattttattggtttcaaatgttatataatataaattataatgaagaaTTAATGAATGTTAATTCTTTTCTTAAGTCTcctaatatattaaaaataccATATGTACTTTATAAGAGGAAAGATGGAACATATAATGACATGtcacttttttctttttacaaattgtatcttttaaaaaaatatgacagtaatatattatttaacgTTTATGAAAATGTATcaacttttaaaaaaatatcaaaaggaaaatataagaatatcaaaaagataataaaacatgaaattaattatatcaaagggagtgaaaaaaaaagtgtatACACGTGTGTACCAAGAAAAAAGTGTGGAAAtgataaagaaattatatatataagtaccTATGAACTGTTGAAAAATAAGAGattaaaaattttcaaaaataacatgtttaaaaaatatatgtgcatGTCAAACAACGATGGTGATATTTCCGacgtaataaataaaaaaaaagaaataactGAATTATGggagaataaaaaaaaaatacatgtatatgaacaggaatataatataacaaagaaaggaagaaaaagaaaaaaaaaaaaaaaaaaaaaaagaattcctttatgggaaaataaaaatatagtcactcaaagtaataataaaaataaaagtatgaataattataCCCATGAAAAAACAGATAATATGTACAATTCttataatgaatatgatgctataaatcataattatgatgatgatttatttatttcatccaatttttttaatatttcctttaatattaataataaacattcATATCCTTTATTTAATGACTACAACCTAAATACAGTtggaatatatttaaacgaattttatgatataataaaagatgcttattcatttattaggAAAAATGAGAATTCTATAAATCCTAAATCAAGTTGTATTTATACaaatagttttttttttatttatcaatttaaattacatattaaatataacgaattattaaaatttaatcCTCTTGATACCTTAACATtaattaaagaaataaaatcaGGTTACCCATGTAATATGAGGaatgttatttatttaattttacttaattataattaccatatcttattaaaaaaatcatatgagaaaaaagaaaaaatcaaAGATCAAATTGGTTGTATATTAATttctaaaaataaacatgtagacaaaaatgaaataataatttattcaaataatagTAATGTAAAGTATTGTAtgtattcaaaaaaatataattataaacataataataataataatatattattattatttaatatatttaaagacaAATGGATACATGATAATGATCTGATTGGTAGTTTGAAATTTCAAAAAAAGTTAATAaacttattaatattaataaatataaaattaaatattcagaataaatatttgaaatatttatttattccaattattttattatattataataatatatatataagttataaatgtataaagaaaattttgcaaaaatatttaatagacttttataataatatttattataggaatgaatatatatatatttttaatagtcttttaaattattaccTTCCGGAATTATCCATGTGGttttttaagaataatataaatataatcaaaattataaaaagttGGATATACTCTTTATTTTGTGCCTTTTTTgatttacaaaatatttatttattattagacaatattttaatacaGCCATcgtcatatataatatttatttgtattagtATATTAATGTCtttgaaaaaatatcttatgaatattacaacaaatgaaaatatatacaaaaaagttttttccttatcaaaattaattaatctgaattttattttaaatacttCAAGTACTCTTTTTGAAAGGTGTCCTAAATATTATCTTCTATTTCCGTTCCATTTACAAATAGAAGGATCatatatgaatgaaaaatcaatattatttgataaaggaggtaatgaaaatataagtaatcatataaattacaTATCTCATTTAATTAGTGATAAAAAATGGATTAGATATTATGTTCATAGATATacctttaaaatatatatcaaaaataaaaataaaaaatttatatgtattaataacaAGACACCTTTTATCCATATGGACTACAAAACGGCAGACAcaaatgaaattaataataataataattacacAAATGAGTCATTTaaagtttttaaaaaaagttataaatCAAATGAATCATTAAAgctaaaaaattattataaatactttttaaaatgttataaaacaaataaacacaaaaaaaatgtaaatgaattcatttattataaaaagggGAATTTGAAAAATTGTGAACAAAGAAAGACAAAggtaaataaacaaaaaaataaaataaaaaataataataataataatatatatatatataataatgggCTAGCCAAAAATGTGAacaatcataataatatgaataattcaTATCATGAGCTAGCCAAAAATATAagcaataaaaataatatatataatacatattatgaACTAGccaaaaatatgaacaataaaaaaaaaaaaaaaaaaaaaaggtttaAAAATGTGGACATAGTTAAATTGAGTAATTTCCCAATTTTCCCATTTCTTGATATAagacatatattaaatgatttcTGTATAGATGATTATATAATAGTTGATATGCGTTCTCTAGaaaactttaaaaaaaaaaaatttaaatcatCTGTACAtgttaatacatttttaattaattttaaaaaaggcACATACAAGAATTACATTGATGATACAtcatatgatgaaaattttaCATTGAAGACTATTCTTCttgtatttaataattcGATATTAGATTATGAtgctatatataattttttaaatttaaaaataaaatatataactatattATATGGTGGATTTACAAACGCCTTGAGTATCTTACCCGCAACATATTTTACATAG